In Scophthalmus maximus strain ysfricsl-2021 chromosome 21, ASM2237912v1, whole genome shotgun sequence, one genomic interval encodes:
- the pi15a gene encoding peptidase inhibitor 15-A, whose protein sequence is MKLFVIDLLFLCISCGASALATSFPTASTPDANFTHLGAARGHGTDTRTISKSRRKRYISQNDMLAILDYHNKVRGKVFPPASNMEYMVWDDTLAKTSEDWAHACLWEHGPPHLLRFLGQNLSVRTGRYRSILQLVKPWYDEVKDYSFPYPRDCNPRCPLRCYGPMCTHYTQMVWATSNKVGCAVHTCHNMNVWGSVWKRATYLVCNYSPKGNWIGEAPYKVGVPCSACPPSYGGSCSNNMCFPALKTNYLHWFK, encoded by the exons atgaagtTATTTGTCATTGATCTATTATTCCTGTGCATATCTTGCGGAGCAAGTGCACTGGCAACGAGCTTTCCCACCGCGTCCACGCCAGACGCCAACTTCACCCATCTCGGTGCAGCGCGCGGCCACGGAACCGACACCAGGACCATCTCCAAAAGCAGGAGGAAGCGTTACATTAGTCAGAACGACATGCTCGCCATCCTCGATTACCACAACAAAGTCAGAGGGAAGGTGTTTCCCCCAGCATCCAACATGGAATACATG gTGTGGGACGACACTCTGGCGAAGACGTCCGAGGACTGGGCCCACGCCTGCCTGTGGGAGCACGGGCCGCCTCACCTCCTCAGGTTCCTGGGTCAAAACCTCTCCGTCAGGACAGGACG CTATCGCTCCATTCTTCAGCTGGTGAAGCCGTGGTACGACGAGGTCAAAGATTACTCTTTCCCATATCCCCGTGACTGCAACCCCCGCTGCCCTCTCAGATGCTACGGACCCATGTGCACCCATTATACACAG atggtGTGGGCAACATCCAATAAAGTTGGCTGTGCGGTGCACACATGCCACAATATGAATGTGTGGGGTTCAGTATGGAAGCGGGCGACATATTTAGTGTGCAACTATTCGCCCAA GGGTAACTGGATCGGAGAAGCTCCCTACAAAGTGGGCGTGCCCTGCTCCGCCTGCCCCCCCAGCTACGGGGGCTCCTGCAGCAACAACATGTGCTTCCCCGCCCTCAAGACAAACTACCTGCACTGGTTCAAATAA